The Microbacterium sp. Root61 genomic interval GTGGCGTCCGGTGGGTGAGGTCCATTCCAGGGCGCCGCCGCTGTCGGCGATCTGGTGCACGCGCCACCGGCCGTGGTGCTTGATCGTGTGATGGCCTTTGCACAGCGGGGCGAGGTTGCTCAGTTCGGTGGTGCCGCCGTGTTCCCATGCCACGGTGTGATCGATCTCGCAGCGCGCCGCCGGGATGCCGCATCCCGGCGCCATACATCGCTCCGCCCGCCACCGCACCAGGCGCCGCAACTCCGGTGGCGGCCGATACCTGTCCCGCCCCACCGACAGCACCACTCCCGTCTCCGGATGGGTCAGCACCCGCATCCACCCCTCCGCGGACCCACACAACTCCCGGGCACGCGCGAGGGGGATCGGGCCGAGGCCTTCGACACTCGCCTGACCCCAACTTCCCGGGCCGCCGTTTGCGAGGCCACCGCCTCCCTGACCGCCGTGCGCCTGCTCGCCGCGTGCCTGACTACCGTGTGCCTGACCATGGTTCATCTGTCCGTGGGCCGGTCCGCCGCCGTCGCCGCCGTCGCCCAGCAACGTGAGTGCCGGGACGGTGACCACGACGGTCGCGCGGATACCGCGCGCGTCGGCGGGTGTCGCTTCGGTGGTGCCATCGATGAGGAGGTCGCCGCACACGTCCGCCCGCAACTGATCCAACGTGCGGGTTTCACGGTCCTGGGCGGCGATCACCTTGCTGATCGCGGTGAGACGGCCGTGGATGGCGTGTACCTCGACGGCGGGGCCGAACAGCATGAACCACGCCATCCCGTCCTCGGCCGGCGTGACCACCACCCGCCGCTGCTGGAGGGCCTGCTCGTGCCGCTCGGCGAGGGTGGCTGCCCGGACGCTGTCCACCAGCATCCGCAACTTCCGACGGAACGTCCCGAACGCATGCGCCTCCGCCAACCCGATCGCCGGCTCCAGCACCCGCCCGCGCAGCTCCGGTTCGACCGTGTCCACCAGGTCGACCAGTTCGGTGGCGTGCCGCGCACTCATCCGGGCGCCCTCGAGCGAATCGAGCACCTCCGGATACCGGTGCACCAACGCGTCCGCGTGCGCGACGAGCAACCCCGCGGCCGACTCGGTGATCGCCAACGCCGCCGCCAACTCCAGACGGACCGAACGTTCGATCACATCCGTGAGCAGGTGCCCATGGGCGGCCGCGTCCGCGAGCGCTTCCCGGCGCAGCGCGTCGATACGCACGTACCGGTGCGCCGCGAACACCGCGAGCATCGCCTCCGCCTCCACAACCAGGTCCAACGCGTCCGGGAACGGGGGCACCCAGCCGCCATCGTCCGGAGGGAGACCCTCGTCGGCAACGGTGCTGAACATACCTCGACATTAGAACATACCTCCGACATTGCGACCGGCCGTCGCTAGCCCGAATCGCGCAGCCGGACCCCGTCGCTGTGTGCGCCCCAAAGCGAAAATGACGGCGTAGGTTGCCCGACACGCGTACGCAGGCAGTTGTGCGCGCAGTGTCAACACAGGCCATGGCTGCGGCGCCGACGTTCGACGGCGCCCGATGGGCGCGGCCCGCCGCGACGCGGGCAATCGACGCATCCGAGCAGCGATCCGTCCATGACGCCAGGAACAACGCCGCATCCGTACCGCACCCGCCCCGCCACAAGGACCGATTCCACCGCCGCTGCGCTCACGCTCGTCGAGTCCGTCACAATCACCGGCGAATCCGCGCCACCACGACCGTCGGCGAGTACGCGCGGACACCGCCGAACGGGCACAGAAACCGGCCCTCACGCAGGGCGACGAGGCCTCGGTGGGGGAGGGGGATCCGAGGACCCGCCGCCGGTCGCGGACGGCCGTAGTGTCGAATGTCCTGCGAAATCACCCCGCAGCGCGAACCGTCGAGAAGGGGCGCTAGAGGCGGATCTCGGCGATGACCTCGCCGTACTCGGTCTCGCCGACGGGGGTGAATCCCACGCGGCGGAAGAAGGCCTCGGGGCCGTCCTCGCCCGCCTCGTAGATCGCGACGACACGGTCGACGCCGCGGGTGCGAGCCTCTTCGAGCAGCTGCTTGACGGCGAAGCGCCCCACGCCGCGGCCCTGGTCATCGGCGTCCACGTTGATGCGCCAGAGCACCGAGCGGAAGTGCTCCTCGGGCGCCTCGGGATCGAAGTTCGCGCTCACGAACCCGACGACCACATCGCCGTCGAGCACGACGCGCTGCCACGTGGTCTGCGGGTTGACCACGGTGGCGGCGATCCCGTAGCTCACCGGGGCCAGGTACTGCTCCTGGCCGGGTTTGAGCGACATGTTGTTCACGGCCACGATCGTGGAGGCGGAAAGTTCTTCCATGCGCAGCTCAGACATGGTGCCAGGCTAATGCCCACGCGAGGGGAGGGCGAGCGGATGTCGTCACGCCGGAGTCGCTTCACGGCGAAAGTATCTCGATATCAAGATAATTATCGCGTTGGGATAAGCTGGAACGACCACCCGAATGGAGACGACACCGGTGACCGACTCGACCATCATCTACACCCACACCGACGAGGCGCCGGCACTGGCCACCGCCTCGTTCCTGCCGATCATCAAGGCAGTCACCAGCCAGGCAGGGGTGGACGTCGAGACTCGGGACATCTCCCTCGCCGGCCGCGTGCTCGCGGCATTCCCGCAGAAGCTGACGCCCGAGCAGCAGGTGGGCGACGCCCTCGCTGAGCTCGGCGGTCTGGCGACGCTGCCCGAGGCGAACATCATCAAGCTTCCGAACATCTCGGCGTCGATCCCGCAGCTGAAGGCGGCCATCGCCGAGCTGCAGGCGCAGGGCTTCGCGATCCCCGACTATCCGGACGAGGCGCAGAGCCTCGAGGAGAAGGACACGCGCGCCCGCTACGACCGCATCAAGGGCTCCGCCGTCAACCCGGTGCTGCGCGAGGGCAACAGCGACCGCCGCGCGCCCCTGTCGGTCAAGAACTACGCACGCAAGCACCCGCACCGCAACAAGCCGTTCGCCGAGGGCTCCAAGACCCGCGTCGTGACGATGGGTCACGATGACTTCCGCTCCAACGAGAAGTCCGTCGTCATCCCCTCCGACGACGTCCTCACGATCCAGCACGTCGCCGAGAACGGCACCGTCACGCCGCTGAAGACCGCGCTCAAGGTCCTCCCCGGCGAGATCGTCGACGCGACGTTCCTCTCCGCATCCGCTCTGGACGCGTTCCTCGCCGAGACACTCAGCGAGGCGCTGGCCGACAACGTGCTCTACTCGGTGCACCTCAAGGCCACGATGATGAAGGTCAGCGACCCGATCATCTTCGGCCACGTCGTCAAGGCGTACTTCGCCGACGTGTTCGACACGTATGGCGACGCCATCGCGGCGGCCGGACTGACCGCGAACGACGGACTCGGCGCGATCCTCGCCGGCCTGCCGTCGATCGAAGGCGGCGCGGAGATCGCTGCGGCGATCGAGGCCGACCTGGCCGGCGGTCCCCGTCTGTCCTACGTCAACTCCGACAAGGGCATCACGAACCTGCACGTACCCTCCGACGTGATCGTGGACGCATCCATGCCGGCGCTCATCCGCAACGGCGGCAAGCTCTGGGGCGTCGATGGTGGCGAGGACGAGACGCTGGCTGTCATCCCCGACTCCTCGTACGCGAGCGTCTACCAGACCGCCATCGAGGACGTCATCGTGAACGGCCCGCTGGACCCCGCCACGATCGGCTCCGTCCCCAACGTCGGTCTGATGGCGCAGGCCGCCGAGGAGTACGGCAGCCACGACAAGACGTTCGAGATCGCCGAGGCCGGTCGCGTCCAGGTGCTCAACCAGGCCGGCGACGTGCTCCTCGAGCACGCCGTGCAGCCGGGCGACATCTGGCGCGCCACGCAGACCAAGGACATCCCGATCCGCGACTGGGTCAAGCTCGCCGTCACGCGGGCACGGGCCAGCGGTGCGCCGGCCGTGTTCTGGCTGGACGAGACGCGGTCGCACGATGCGGCCCTCATCCAGAAGGTCACGACCTACCTCGCCGACCATGACACCGACGGCCTCACCATCGAGATCCTCTCGCCGGCCGCGGCCACGCAGTACTCGATGGACCGCCTGCGTCAGGGCCTGGACACCATCTCGGTGACCGGCAACGTGCTGCGCGACTACCTCACCGACCTGTTCCCTATCCTCGAGGTCGGCACCAGCGCCAAGATGCTCTCGATCGTTCCGCTGCTCGCCGGCGGCGGGCTCTTCGAGACAGGCGCGGGCGGCTCGGCCCCCAAGCACGTGCAGCAGCTGCTCGAGGAGAACTACCTTAGGTGGGACTCGCTGGGCGAGTTCTTCGCACTGGCCGCCTCGCTCGAGCACCTCGCGACCTTCACGGGCAACGTCAAGGCGCAGGTCATGGCGGACACGCTGGATGCCGCGACCGGCACGTTCCTCGAGAACGACAAGTCGCCCGGCCGCGCGCTCGGCACCATCGACAACCGCGGCAGCCACTTCTACCTGGCGCTGTACTGGGTGCAGGAGCTCGCCGCACAGAAGGCGGATCCGGAGCTGGCCGCCGTCTTCGCCCCGGTCGCCGACGCGCTGGTCGCAGCGGAGAAGGAGATCGTCGCCGAGCTCATCGCCGTGCAGGGCTCGCCGGTCGAGATCGGCGGCTACTACCGTCCCGACGCTCAGCTCGTCGAGGCCGTGATGCGCCCGTCGCAGACTTTCAACGAGATCATCGACAACCTCGGCTGATCCTCGAGAACGACAAGAGGGGCGGATGCTGCGGCATCCGCCCCTCTTTCGTTGATGTGCATGCGCCGAGGCGGCGCGCGGCGGTGGGGTTCCCGGTGTTGGCGACCGACCCGCCCGGTGCTCTGTGTTGGCGACCGACCCGACCGACCCGCCCGGCCCGCCCGCCCGGATGTCGAGACTGCAGCGGGTGGTCGAGACTGCGGGAAATACCCGCAGTCTCGAGGCTCGACTGCAGTCTCGGTGAAAAAGGGGGGCGCGGGCGCGCGCGACGCCGTGCCGAAGCCGTGCGCCGTGTTGCACGAGGCGACTGCTTAGTAGTGGACCCAGACCTCGGTGCCCATGGGCGCCCAGCCGTAGACGAACTCGGCGGCGCCGAGCGGCATGTTGACGCAGCCGTGGCTCATCCGGTTGCCGAAGTTGTTGTGCCAGTAGGCGCCGTGCAGGGCCTCGTCGCCGTTGTAGTACATCACCCAGGGGACGTTCGGCGTGTAGTAGTTCGGCGCCTTGGTGAGGTCCTGGTTGCCCATGTTCTGCGTGCGCAGCTTGGAGGTGATGCGGAAGTGCCCAGTGTCGGTGTCGTTGCCGGGGAGTCCGGACGAGATGTACCAGGACTGGACGACGACGTCGTTCTCGAAGAGGTAGGCGCGCTGCTCGCCGAGGTCGACCTCGATGCGGCGGGCGATCGAGGTGGTGGCGAACGGCGTCACGGCGATGGGGAGCTCGTAGACGGCGTTGCCGGTGGCCAGCTGCGCCGCGAACTGCTTCGCGATGCCCGTGGTCGATTCGAGGGCGCGCCCGTCGACGCCGACCGTCTCGTCGCGCAGCACCTTGCCCTGGGAGTCGGTGATCGTCAGCGCATTGACCGGTGCCCGGTCCACCGCGGGGGCGAGTGTGTCGACGACCTGCTGGATCGCGGCCTGGTCTGCCTTGTACACGAAGGCGCCGCGCTCGTCGGTGGACACGGTGATCCAGGATGCCGCGACCGCGCGGTCGACGGGCACCGTGCGCTCGGCGCCCACATAGAACCCGGCGGTGTCCAGCATGCGGTTGAGGCGATCGGCGCCGGCCTGAGCGGCGTAGGTGGGGGTGTTCGCGGTGACCGGCGCGGTGGTCGCGGCGACCTCCACACGCGTCTTGCCCTCGTCGAAGGCCTTCTGCAGCGCTTGCCGCACAGCGTCGACATCGACTCCCTCGCCGTCGATCGCCGGCGTGACGACATAGGTGGCGGTCGCGGCGTCGAAGTCGAGCTTGGCGTCGGTCGGCTCGATGTAGAGCTCGGGTGCGACCTCGCGCAGAGCGGCGGTCGCGGCATCCGTATCGATCATGACGACGGCATCGACCGGTTCGGAGAACCAGGCCGTCGGATTCCACATCGGGTGCCCGGCGAAGGCGGAGTCGGCGAGATCGCGCGCATCGACGGTCGCGCCGAGCTGCGCACCGGTGACAGCGATCTCATCGGCTGCTGCGTGCGAGACGCTGGCGCCGAGCTGTCCGCCGGTCGCGTCGCCGGTACCGGTGAGCACGATCGTCGTCTCGTCGAGGCGGTGCTGGACGGCGTCGGCTGCGGCACCGGGCGTGAGCCCGCCGACCGATACGCCGGCGATGGAGGTGCCGGGCGCGATCAGGACGAGGGAGGACGCAACCAGCGCGAGGGCCGCGACACCGGCGGGGATGCCGATCCAGAGGCCGAGGTGGCGCTTCTTGCGAGCGGGTTCTGCCGGGGCCCAGGCGTAGGTCGCGCCCGCCTCGGTGGCATCGGGCTCGGTCAGAACGGTGGTGGCAGGCTCAGCCAGTAGCTCGGTGTCCGGTGCGGTCAGCACCGCGGTGGCGGTGGCGACCTCGACGGCGTCCTGCTCGGGGAGCACGGTGGTGGCGATGGCGGTTTCAGCCGTGGCGGGCTCCACGGCGTCCTCGGTCTGCTCGGCGTGCACGGCAGTATCGTCGTCGATCTCGATCAGGTCCGACTCGGTCTGCTCAGCGGTGGCGGCGTCAGCCGCGTCCGGTTCGGTCGGCACAACAGCGTCTGCTTCGGCCTCGACATCATCGATGTCGGAGTCAGTGGCGTCGGCCTCGGCGTCAGCAACGTCCGGTTCGGTGAGCGCGACACCGTCGGCCTCGGCCGGCTCAGCATCGTCGTCAACGGTCTCGACTTCGTTCTGAACGTGGAGCTCAGCGGTCGCGATGGCAGTCTCAGCCACGTCCGGCTCGGTCGGTTCGGTCGCGTCCGCAACGGTCGCGTTGGCGCCCGTCACGGTGACGGAGGGGTCGACAGACGGCGCCCCCTCGGCCCCAGGCCTGGTTGCCAGATCGGTCACGCCATCACCCCCGACTGTGAACACACGTGCTCATATGGTACGGGACGGCTCCTGTGAACAGAGCAACGTTCGTGTCACGGCCCCAGCCCGGCGGTGGTCAGGGGGTGCAGATCTCCTGGAACTTCTCGCTCGTGGCCTGGAAATCGGTGCCGAGCTCGCTCAGGTCGCCGAGCTTCGAGGTGTCGCCGTCCACGATGGCCTGCATGACTTCGGCGGCCTTGCCGAACATCTCCTGCAGTGAAGGGAGCAGGGCTGCCACATCGTCGTTCGTGACCGTCGCCGCTGCAGCGGAGAGCTTCTCGGCTGCGGCCTTCATGCTCTCGACCACCTGGGTGGGGTCGTCACTGGACGCGGATTCGAACTCTGCCGTGGCATCCGAGATCGTCTGCTGGATGAGCGCGCAGGCGTCTGCTGTGGACTGGCCCTCATCGCCCGGGGTGTCGACATTGCCGGAGGCGCCAGCGGAGCGCGAGGATCCGCCGGTGGGGGAGCCCGTGCACGCGGCGAGGCCGAACGTGGCGACAACGGCGATCGTGATGGCGGCGGTGGAACGTGCGGCAGCGGTGCGGAGCATGGGAGGCCCTCCTCGTCACTCTCACCCTAGGCGAGGGAGCGCCGCGGGTGAATGTAACAAGTTTGTAAAGACGCCACCCAAATCACTTTCGACGGTTGCGGATTGTTTGTTCGTAAGGTCTACTAACAAACATGTCTGCATCGGAAGCGCATCGCGGCTCTTCCACTCTTGAAACGCCGCACCCCTCGAATGGCCGCACCTTCGGCCCGGGGCGCGCGCTGCGTCAGGGTGGCAAGGTCCTGCCGGAGCACGCTCGCGGCCACAACCGGTCGCTCGTGCTGCAGACCCTGTTCCACCAGGGCGCGATGAGCCGCGCAGACCTGTCGCGCGAGACGGGGCTGACCCGCGTCACGATCTCCGACCTCGTCGCCGAGCTCATCTCCGACGGCTTCGTCGCCGAGATGGGTGTGCGTGAGGCGTCCGGCCCCGGCAAGCCCGCGATCCTGGTCGACCTCGACCGCGACGGCCACCGCATCGTCGGCATCGACCTGTCCGGCAGCGACGCGTTCATCGGCGCGGTCCTCACCCTCGACGGCGACATCGTCGTGCGCCGCGAGATCCCGGTGCCCACGGATGACGTGGTGGCGGCGGTCGTCGCGCTCGCTCGTGAACTCGTCGGCGAGGCACACGCACCCGTCCTCGGAATCGGCGTCGGCACCCCCGGTGTCGTCAACGACCACGGCGTCATCCTCGTGGCTCCGAACTTCGGCTGGGCCGGCTTCGACATGGAGAGCGCGCTGCACGACGCCCTCGGTCTGCCCGTGCTGGTCGCCAACGACGCGAACGCCGCGGTCCTGGCCGAATATACCTTCGGCGGCGCGGGCGAAGATGTCCTGCTCGTCAAGGTCGGCCGCGGTGTCGGCTCCGGACTGCTCGCCTCCGGTCAGCCCATGCGCGGCGGACGCTTCGCCGCGGGCGAGATCGGCCACGTCACCGTCGGCACCGACGGCGGCCCGGTCTGCGGCTGCGGCAAGGTCGGATGCCTCGAAGCCTGGCTCGCGGTCCCGGCACTGTCTGCCCGGCTGGCT includes:
- a CDS encoding L,D-transpeptidase family protein, with protein sequence MTDLATRPGAEGAPSVDPSVTVTGANATVADATEPTEPDVAETAIATAELHVQNEVETVDDDAEPAEADGVALTEPDVADAEADATDSDIDDVEAEADAVVPTEPDAADAATAEQTESDLIEIDDDTAVHAEQTEDAVEPATAETAIATTVLPEQDAVEVATATAVLTAPDTELLAEPATTVLTEPDATEAGATYAWAPAEPARKKRHLGLWIGIPAGVAALALVASSLVLIAPGTSIAGVSVGGLTPGAAADAVQHRLDETTIVLTGTGDATGGQLGASVSHAAADEIAVTGAQLGATVDARDLADSAFAGHPMWNPTAWFSEPVDAVVMIDTDAATAALREVAPELYIEPTDAKLDFDAATATYVVTPAIDGEGVDVDAVRQALQKAFDEGKTRVEVAATTAPVTANTPTYAAQAGADRLNRMLDTAGFYVGAERTVPVDRAVAASWITVSTDERGAFVYKADQAAIQQVVDTLAPAVDRAPVNALTITDSQGKVLRDETVGVDGRALESTTGIAKQFAAQLATGNAVYELPIAVTPFATTSIARRIEVDLGEQRAYLFENDVVVQSWYISSGLPGNDTDTGHFRITSKLRTQNMGNQDLTKAPNYYTPNVPWVMYYNGDEALHGAYWHNNFGNRMSHGCVNMPLGAAEFVYGWAPMGTEVWVHY
- a CDS encoding GNAT family N-acetyltransferase — its product is MSELRMEELSASTIVAVNNMSLKPGQEQYLAPVSYGIAATVVNPQTTWQRVVLDGDVVVGFVSANFDPEAPEEHFRSVLWRINVDADDQGRGVGRFAVKQLLEEARTRGVDRVVAIYEAGEDGPEAFFRRVGFTPVGETEYGEVIAEIRL
- a CDS encoding ROK family transcriptional regulator, whose product is MSASEAHRGSSTLETPHPSNGRTFGPGRALRQGGKVLPEHARGHNRSLVLQTLFHQGAMSRADLSRETGLTRVTISDLVAELISDGFVAEMGVREASGPGKPAILVDLDRDGHRIVGIDLSGSDAFIGAVLTLDGDIVVRREIPVPTDDVVAAVVALARELVGEAHAPVLGIGVGTPGVVNDHGVILVAPNFGWAGFDMESALHDALGLPVLVANDANAAVLAEYTFGGAGEDVLLVKVGRGVGSGLLASGQPMRGGRFAAGEIGHVTVGTDGGPVCGCGKVGCLEAWLAVPALSARLAAASGDAAREGILRDAGERLGIALAPVVGALDLSEIVLSGPPELLDGPFAEQAVETLRTRTLAQFHDGVTVRMTEQGQDIVLRGAAVMVLSGQLGVS
- a CDS encoding NADP-dependent isocitrate dehydrogenase produces the protein MTDSTIIYTHTDEAPALATASFLPIIKAVTSQAGVDVETRDISLAGRVLAAFPQKLTPEQQVGDALAELGGLATLPEANIIKLPNISASIPQLKAAIAELQAQGFAIPDYPDEAQSLEEKDTRARYDRIKGSAVNPVLREGNSDRRAPLSVKNYARKHPHRNKPFAEGSKTRVVTMGHDDFRSNEKSVVIPSDDVLTIQHVAENGTVTPLKTALKVLPGEIVDATFLSASALDAFLAETLSEALADNVLYSVHLKATMMKVSDPIIFGHVVKAYFADVFDTYGDAIAAAGLTANDGLGAILAGLPSIEGGAEIAAAIEADLAGGPRLSYVNSDKGITNLHVPSDVIVDASMPALIRNGGKLWGVDGGEDETLAVIPDSSYASVYQTAIEDVIVNGPLDPATIGSVPNVGLMAQAAEEYGSHDKTFEIAEAGRVQVLNQAGDVLLEHAVQPGDIWRATQTKDIPIRDWVKLAVTRARASGAPAVFWLDETRSHDAALIQKVTTYLADHDTDGLTIEILSPAAATQYSMDRLRQGLDTISVTGNVLRDYLTDLFPILEVGTSAKMLSIVPLLAGGGLFETGAGGSAPKHVQQLLEENYLRWDSLGEFFALAASLEHLATFTGNVKAQVMADTLDAATGTFLENDKSPGRALGTIDNRGSHFYLALYWVQELAAQKADPELAAVFAPVADALVAAEKEIVAELIAVQGSPVEIGGYYRPDAQLVEAVMRPSQTFNEIIDNLG